The genomic window TCACGCTGTTATAGGCGTTGGCATTACGAATCCCAAACCAACCAAGTAAAGCAATCCATAAGCCAGTAATTAATTCGCCTGTAAAAAAGTCTATGGCTAAACCCGCCGCGATCGCACTCCAACCTAAAACTAACCCCGCCCGTGCTGCCCAATGTACAGCTTTAAAGCGATCGCCTGTAACTTTCCATACTGCCGCTTTCAATACTTGTCCGCCATCTAAAGGTAAGCCCGGAATGAGGTTAAACAAGGCTAATACGATGTTGATTTTGGCTAAATCCCCAGTCATGGCACTGACTAAACTACCGCTTGGTAAGGCAATACTAAGCAGCGTCAAAATTACAAATAATCCAATACTAACGGCGGGTCCGGCGATCGCAACTTGAAACGCGCCTCCTGGAGTTTTTGATTCTTCTTCAATTGCGGCGATTCCACCAAAGAAAAATAAAGTAATTGATTTAACTTTAATTCCCTGCTGTTGTGCTACTAAACTATGACCGAGTTCGTGCAATAATACTGAACCAAACAGCATTAAAGCCATTACTAGCCCTGCACTCCAAGATAGTACGCTTCCCCATTGAGTGTAAGCAACGCCAAAATTTACTGTAGCGATCGCTAAAATCCCAAACCATAGCGGATCTAAAAATAAAGGGATTTCAAATAAAGATCCAACTCGCCAACCTGTTTGCATGGCATTTTCCTATAACTAAATATTTCCAGGCGACGGACATATTAACCTGTAACTTCTAGAATAGACAATTGCCCTTTAACAGGGCGACGGCTAACCGTTCGCATAATCCGTACTTGCAAAAGTTTAATCAATAAAGGGCGCAGAAATGCGCCCCTACATTAGACTTTCTGCGTAAATAATCTTTCGCCCCCTTGACCCCCAAGTCTGGGGGAACTGGATCTCAATTCCCCCAGACTTGGGCGATTTAGAGGGGGCAATCCTTGATTCGTACAAGAAGTCTAGTTAAAATTTTTTACTTCAATGCACCGATATTTGTTAGTCCCAAAACGGTAGCAATACCGATAATATGACCAAAGCTCATTGAAGCTAAAAACGTACCAACGCTAGGATTGTTGAACAGCGCCGGGAATGGTAAAGGCATTTTAGGGCCAGCTTGAGGATAGCGAATAGTTCTACCCGCAATAAACAAGATTACTAAGCTAATACCTACAATAATCGCTGTTCCCGTCCAGCTCCATCGTACAGTGTCAGGAACTGTTGGCTGGACTGCGGCTAGTAACATCAAATTAAGCAAGGTGTATTCCTCCCGAAAACAAGGATATTAACAACTTATTATCAAAATAGACTGGCATAAAACCAAAATCTGTTTTAAAAGTTAATTAAAGATTTGATAAGAATTGCAATGCGAGTCAAAATTTGTGGGATTACAAAACCAGACCAAGGAAAAGCGATCGCTTCCATAGGTGCTAACGCCCTTGGTTTTATCTGCGTACCAGCTTCACCTCGCTATGTCACCTCTGGGCAGATTCTAGCAGTCACAGAACTAATCCCAGACAATGTAGGGTGTATAGGTGTTTTTGCTAATAGTACCATTGCCCAAATAAACCAGATAGTCGCGGAGGGTGGTTTAACCGGGGTACAGTTACACGGCGACGAATCCCCAGATTTTTGCGCCCAGCTTCGCCAAGTTTTGCCCAAGGTAGAAATTATCAAAGCGCTCAGGGTGAAAAACTCCCAAGCGCTAAAAGAAGTAGATATTTATACAAGTTACGTTGATACTTTATTACTTGATGCCTATCATCCTCAACAATTAGGCGGTACAGGGAAAACTTTAGATTGGGATACTTTGCAAGAATTTAAACCTAAATGTGCTTGGTTACTAGCTGGAGGTTTGACCCCCAACAATATAGTTGAGGCTTTAAGTCAAGTAAAACCTAACGGAATTGATTTATCTAGCGGTGTGGAACGAAATCCTGGAGACAAAGACTTGGATAAAGTCTCTCAGCTATTTGAGCAATTAAAATCGATTAAAAATTAATTAAATGCAGAAATTGAATTAATAAATCTCAAATTCTGCATCAATTATGAGGTTTTTGTTGTCTTTAATACAAATTAATTAGGGAATTATTTTGAATGTCTTATCTAGGATCATAAAAAACTAATGTGCCTAAATCAATTACAGCCAAAAAAACCTTGTTGTAGTTGGAAATGGCATGGTAGGGCATAAGTTTATAGAGGAAATTATTGCCACTGGTGCAAAGGATTCTTGAAATATTATAATATTTTGCGAAGAACCGCGCGTAGCCTACGAGCGAGTAAATTTAAGTGGCTATTTTTCCGGTAAAACCGCCGCAGACTTAACTTTAGTTACACCGGGCTTATATCAAGAAAATAATATTAAAATTCATATAGGCGATCGCACAATAGAGATCGAACGTCAACAAAAAGTAGTTCATAGTGCTAACGCTTTAGCAATTAGTTACGATAAATTAGTATTAGCGACAGGTTCTTTTCCTTTTGTCCCGCCCATTAAAGGCAAAGATACCGCCGGGACATTTTTTATCGCACGATTGAAGACTTGAAAGCCATGTCTGCGTATACCAAAAATTGCCAAGCTGGGGTAGTAATTGGTGGTGATTTATTAGGCTTAGAATGTGCTAACGCTATAAAAAATATGGGTTTAAAAACTCATGTAGTCGAGTTTGCATCGCGATTAATGCCCACGCAAATAATAGAGTACAAATAGCAACAAGCTAAGTGCATTATCCTAGAAGATAAGAATGCCAGGATAAAGAGTTTCGCCATGAGCCAGACTACAACCGATAGAGTGCGCTGGACTACAAAAGACATAGAACTTTTAGCCAACAGCAATGAAGGTACTCGCTATGAAATTGTTGACGGAGAATTGTTTGTGACCAAAGCGCCCCATTGGACACATCAAACTACTTGTGGCAATATTTGCTTTGAATTAGAACATTGGTCAAGAGATAAAGGCTTAGGGCGGGCTACTATCAATCCTGGCATCATCTTTACAGATAGCGACAACGTAATTCCCGATATAGCTTGGGCTAGTAACGAACGATTAGCAGTTTTGCTAGACGATGCGGGACCTTTGACGGGCGCACCAGAATTAGTTGTAGAAGTATTATCCCCCGGTGCAGAACAAGAGCGTCGAGACAGGGAAGCTAAATTAAAACTCTATTCTTTAAGAGGAGTACAAGAGTATTGGATTGTAGACTGGCGGTTGGAAACAGTGGAGATTTATCGCCGCGAAAATGCCGCCTTAGTATTAGTAGCAACGCTGACAAGTGAGAATGAATTAATTTCGCCCTTGTTACCAGATTTTGCTTGTACTGTAGGGCGGTTTTTTGAGTGATAATTTCATATACGGCAAATTGCCGTATACAATTAAAGCTATCAGCTTACACAGATTTCTATTTTACTAATATGGAGATTGCACCCCAGCAAAAATTAATAGCACGGCTTGAGGCTCGTGTTAGTCCAGAAACTAAAGCTCTTTTGCAAAAAGCAGCAGATTTAGAAGGGCGTACCCTAACCGATTTTGTTGCTGCAAGCGCTCAAGCAGAAGCTTACAGAGTGATTGAGAAACATCAAACACTTAAACTCAGTGCTGAAGATAGTATTGCTTTTGTCAATGCGCTGCTCAATCCTCCCCAACCTAATGATGCTTTGCAGGCGGCGGCTTTACGCTACAAGCAAATAATGTCAGTTTAATGGGATTCAAAATTGAGCTATTTGAAAGCCGTAGGCATTCTCGTTCAGGCTTCTGTTGTGGGATAGATAGTTTAGACAGCTATGTAAGCAAACAAGCATCTCAGGATCTCAAAAGACGAGTATCAACGGTGTTTGTCTTAATTAATGAGCCTGAAACTAATGTTTTGGCTTACTACACGCTCTCATCCTACACTGTTGAAGTTAAAGCTCTAAACGAAGATTTTGCCAAAAACTTACCTCGTTACCCATTATTGCCAGCTACATTGTTAGGTCGCCTTGCCGTTGATAATAAATACAAAGGTAATAGATTTGGTGAGTTGCTGCTGGTGGATGCTCTCAAAAAATCTCTAGATGTATCCTTGCAAATTGCATCTTTAGCTGTAGTCGCAGAATCCTTAGATGAAAAAGCTTCGGGCTTTTATCTCAAATATGGCTTCCAACAGTTTAAGCAAGATCCTTTAAAGCTATATCTACCCATGAAATCCATCGCCAAACTTTGTGCAAAACTGAGTATTTAGAATAATTGGCATGATAAGTAATAGGCGATTGCATATTTTTATTGAAGTGGTAAAGTGCGATCGCCTAATAACTTTCTATCTGTTGCTTAACTTCTATCTCAACTTGCGCCTCAATAAGTGCAGCATAAATTGGAATATTATTTTCTACTGCCTCAAAACTAACGACAAGCGAGTATGGAACTTGCGCGTCTGGATCGTTGTTCCAACCTTCATGTCCAACTACTGCTAGACAAAACGCTTCGGTTAGCTCAAATGACTTTAAAGTAGCCCAATCTTTCTGGATAGTACCTGCGCTTCTAGATACACCTCTAACTGTTCCGTGATTATTTTGCTTACCCAGAGTCCATTTAAACAATCCTTCTCCTTTCTCAGCATCTTCTGGAGCATCATACTCTTGTAAAATCCTC from Synechocystis sp. PCC 7509 includes these protein-coding regions:
- a CDS encoding site-2 protease family protein yields the protein MQTGWRVGSLFEIPLFLDPLWFGILAIATVNFGVAYTQWGSVLSWSAGLVMALMLFGSVLLHELGHSLVAQQQGIKVKSITLFFFGGIAAIEEESKTPGGAFQVAIAGPAVSIGLFVILTLLSIALPSGSLVSAMTGDLAKINIVLALFNLIPGLPLDGGQVLKAAVWKVTGDRFKAVHWAARAGLVLGWSAIAAGLAIDFFTGELITGLWIALLGWFGIRNANAYNSVTSLQEILLKLVASDAVSSDFRVIDADQSLRSFADTYLLQTTAPEVYFAASEGRYRGTVSIDDLRAVERSEWENKTLHDILHPLTDVPSVTESTPLVEVINRLETQQLPRIIVLSPADAVAGIIDRGDIVRAVGAKLQKPFSEADIKRIKDDGSFPPSLQLGAIAKSTKS
- the psaK gene encoding photosystem I reaction center subunit PsaK — its product is MLNLMLLAAVQPTVPDTVRWSWTGTAIIVGISLVILFIAGRTIRYPQAGPKMPLPFPALFNNPSVGTFLASMSFGHIIGIATVLGLTNIGALK
- a CDS encoding phosphoribosylanthranilate isomerase, encoding MAMRVKICGITKPDQGKAIASIGANALGFICVPASPRYVTSGQILAVTELIPDNVGCIGVFANSTIAQINQIVAEGGLTGVQLHGDESPDFCAQLRQVLPKVEIIKALRVKNSQALKEVDIYTSYVDTLLLDAYHPQQLGGTGKTLDWDTLQEFKPKCAWLLAGGLTPNNIVEALSQVKPNGIDLSSGVERNPGDKDLDKVSQLFEQLKSIKN
- a CDS encoding FAD-dependent oxidoreductase, which translates into the protein MFCEEPRVAYERVNLSGYFSGKTAADLTLVTPGLYQENNIKIHIGDRTIEIERQQKVVHSANALAISYDKLVLATGSFPFVPPIKGKDTAGTFFIARLKT
- a CDS encoding NAD-binding protein translates to MSAYTKNCQAGVVIGGDLLGLECANAIKNMGLKTHVVEFASRLMPTQIIEYK
- a CDS encoding Uma2 family endonuclease yields the protein MSQTTTDRVRWTTKDIELLANSNEGTRYEIVDGELFVTKAPHWTHQTTCGNICFELEHWSRDKGLGRATINPGIIFTDSDNVIPDIAWASNERLAVLLDDAGPLTGAPELVVEVLSPGAEQERRDREAKLKLYSLRGVQEYWIVDWRLETVEIYRRENAALVLVATLTSENELISPLLPDFACTVGRFFE
- a CDS encoding DUF1778 domain-containing protein, with the translated sequence MIISYTANCRIQLKLSAYTDFYFTNMEIAPQQKLIARLEARVSPETKALLQKAADLEGRTLTDFVAASAQAEAYRVIEKHQTLKLSAEDSIAFVNALLNPPQPNDALQAAALRYKQIMSV
- a CDS encoding N-acetyltransferase, producing MGFKIELFESRRHSRSGFCCGIDSLDSYVSKQASQDLKRRVSTVFVLINEPETNVLAYYTLSSYTVEVKALNEDFAKNLPRYPLLPATLLGRLAVDNKYKGNRFGELLLVDALKKSLDVSLQIASLAVVAESLDEKASGFYLKYGFQQFKQDPLKLYLPMKSIAKLCAKLSI